Genomic segment of Triticum aestivum cultivar Chinese Spring chromosome 6A, IWGSC CS RefSeq v2.1, whole genome shotgun sequence:
ttgcacgacacgtccaaaatattattttataagtggccgcgaaatgttctcggattgggttgaaagttggcgtgtggtcttattatagtgtagatagaccgcctgtcaagtttcatcacattcagagttcgtttgttagcccaaccgttaaactatagcgacaatatagccggtctaacgtcggacgttttcggtctccagaaaccgtgccgggctgcatctctcccctcttctctcagaccgaCCCGCtctccacagcccacctagtccatctacCTACCCCTCTTCGCGTTCGGAGCAGCCTGATGCGATCGCATGGTTCGaaaacccctctttgcacagtgcaccgACCCCATGCGCACGTCCGAAatctgtcccgaacccgacccggacagtcattaccgttgtgtccggatcatcgcctaacatctacaaaacatcttcgATTTGTTCATTGAACTCCCTAGCCtcttttctcgaccgcccgattacgaccGGACAGACCGAATACCCCTAAACCTAGCCTACTTACTATATAAATAGAGCAATCCTAAAATCTAGGGGAGTTGTCCCATCAAtcccatcccgccgccgccacccggtctcgatccacctcgggatctccttctcctcattttcctccacccaccaaccAGCTCTCTCCACTACTACTCATCGATCCAGCTGCCTGCGTCGATCAAAAATTCCTTCGGCCTCCAACCTGCAGTACTTCTGCTCGATCCGGATGTGATCGAGGCCGTGCCCCTCGTCCCCGCGCCCTTGATTTGCTCGATTCAAGAGGAGAGAAGCTCCTCCTGAAGCCTTTTCTTCGCCATCGCCGTTCGGCGTCGTCGGGAACTGAGCTGCCGTGACCGTCGCCCTTGCTTTCCCTCGCCTGGAAGCTCCAGCGCCCCACATCGCCGGATCTAGGCCCTCCTCCGCGCCTCCCCGCCGGCGAGCCGCCGTCGTCCGCCACCGCTCTTGCCGTCCTCCTCCCTGCTCATGCTGCTTCGTCGTTGCTGCCGGATCCGCCTCACCGAGAGTCCTGCCCCAACGCCATGGCCAGGAGTCGCCGACCCAAGACCCCAGGGCTCCCCGACAGCTGCGCGTCTGGCGTCCAAGCCACCGTCTTCTTCCCGCGGCTCTTCGCCGGAGTCGTCAAGCCGCGCCGCCCTGGAGTTTCTCCACCGCCGACTCCCTCCGTCTCGGATTCCGCCTGGCTCCGCTGCCTCGCCACGGCGGACCTCGCCAGCAGGTCCCGTCGACGAGCCCCTGCTCCTTTCCTCCCCTCCCGCTTGCCTTTCTTTGACCCTGCCACGACGCCCTCTGCAGGTAGACATTGCCGCCTTGGATTCGCGCCAAGCTCCGCCGTCCCCGCGCTCCTGCCGTCTCGCCAGTTCCGGCAGGTCCTCGTCGCTGCGACGCGCCCTCTGCATCGCGCTGCCGCTCCCCTGCTTTACTTGCTTGGGTCGTcgctgctctgcttcctgacgAGCAGCGCAGCTCGATCCGCGTCGTCGCGCGTTGATAACGGCCCCCGCACCCCCTCGTTCGATCCAGCAAGGCCCAACGGCGATCGGCCCAGCCGTGCCCTTCAGCCACCCCAGTACACCACCTAGCCGGCCTCAAGGACCAATGTGAGGCCCAGTCCGCCCCAGTTTCGGCCCGTAGTATTTTTTTCGTTGCTGCAAATTTAGCTATTTTTCGCAGGattgctgttttacagaaaagcccttgttgatcatgcatttaataacttcacaaccgtgcatcggatctaaataaattatagtgtttttatcatttttgccatcaATTGTACtacactactcagttttgccactaaaAAGTTTCACTACTAAAAATGCCACTGTTTCGTTAGACGTGTGCCCAAAAAAGCCATTCTTCATCATTACAACCATGTAAAAGGACGTTGACCGAAGGTAGATGACGAAAATACCCCTATCCCATTTGTCAACTATTCTCTCTTTGTTTGAGTTGTGGGCCCACCTGTAAGGCAAGCATGAAAAGAGAAGACGAAAATTGGAGCCAGGGAGTTTCGATCCCACGACCATGACCTGGATAGGTGCTCGTGCTAACCAGTTGAGCTAAGGGAAAGTTTTGAAATAGGAGGAAATATATGTGTCATATCCTTTAGGTAAATAATTTTCAAACTGAACAATATATAATATCGTTTCTTGTTGCTCACTACTCCATTTCTCCAGCTAGCTAATTCATGCATCACACACTAATTGAAAGCAACAACAAATATGATAGCAGGAGCACATGATTTTCTAAATTTCTCTGAAAATTTCAGCATGGTGCCTGCCCATTTTTCTGAAAAcaacacaaacgcggcaagatttACAAACTTCACATGTGCAGCCTTTTTTTACTTCTAGTATCTGTAATTCCATATCCATCCTGACCGTCCGAACACATGTACCAAATGGCACGCGAGTATCAACAAGGCACCAATCAGCTACTACAAATTCTACATAAGAAATTCCATCTCTACAAGCTACTATGATCCATAGACGCACCACACTAAGAATTAGCATAGTCACCCTGCCGGAATTTCAGAGGCTACAACATGCTGGGGCGTCCGGTGGCTAACGCTCCTCTCTGATTCAGGACTATTGTCTGTCGCCATTGCCATGGAACAAATCACTTCAAGGCATCACACAAGGTGGCGGAGCTAGACTCGGGAGGAGCTGCGGAGTCAGGCGAAAGAAGCGTCGGAGCTGCCTGCCTCGAGTGGCGGTGATGGGCGGGAGGCAGCGCCAAAGCCGCGACGGGGGCGGCGCTGGGCGTGAAGCACGGTAGCTGCGGCGAGTGGAGGCGCGCCGGAGTTGGGCGGGCAGCCTGGCGACCGGCGGTTGCAATTGAGGATCGGCAGGCGGCGGCTAGGGATTGTGGTTCCGGCTAGGGAAACCAATGAAAAAAAATAGCACGCTACATCGAAATAGCGCAGACCTTAAAATACGTTATTAGTGTGCTATATCGCGCTATAGCATGCTACTAGCGAGACATTATACATTAATATATTTAGCGAGGCAATTCTCAATACGCTATAgttatagcgcgctattttttcaGTGAGGGAAACTGATACGAGCAGGTTAGGTATTGGATAAGGTTGAGTACAAGTACATTTGTTCCTCAAACAAATGCTTTGATTGGATGTGGTGGTTAGCTTGCCCGCTGAACACACTCACGTCTCTGGTTCGATCCACCTTGTCGCTCTTTTTCCTCGTAATTTCTTTTCTTACTCTTGACAAGTTGGTCCCACACCATGGAGAGAGATCTTGCAAATGAGACCAGGGGCATTAtagtcatataacatggtcaacgtcCATTGACATGACGGTAACGGTGaaaaatggcatttttgagcatgcgCCTAACGGAACAGTGGCATTTCTGAGCAGTGAAAAAATTTAGTGGCAGAACTGAGTAGTGTAGTACAACcgatggcaaaaatgataaaaaccctaaattatatatgaaacttgcttataatttcatctagtttaataatatccaactttcatctatgtttaaaatgcttaagatgctgtttgtttaaacttgcttaattaacttgctaaaatgatttatttcataactaactaatcgtaactcggattttaataaactttatatgtaaatggtttggaaaaatgcctagtttaacgtggtgacttactttgcatgttaaacaactctaaaattgtgtttagggcagatcagtaccaaaccttaaaatatgcgcatgaggagtttccggacttgttgtttgttgttctggcctcatttaaacttgcctagataggtagttttacttcgcttcaccccttgccatgctaaacaacatttaatattgttgagttcataaacgagatcgaactaaataagtcatgtggtatttcatcaatatgcaacccgttgcatattgagatccacttaatttgtagggttgtttgtgcactttgccatgccatgcttcattaaaccggacatgcatcatacttgattatgcatcatgccatgattatgtgatggttgtttaccatgttgtgtgcttctttccggtgttgcttcttcgggttggttccgataacgtcgcgtttgtgaggacccgttcgtctatgtccgtttgtcttcctcgtggactcgttcttcttccttgcgggatttcaggcaagatgaccataccctcgaaatcacttttatctttgcttgctagttgctcactcttttgctatgcctttgctgcgatacctaccacttgcttatcatgcctcccatattgttgagccaagcctctaacccaccttgtcctagaaaactgttgtttggctatgttaccgctttgctcagcccctcttatagcgttgttagttgcaggtgaagattggagtttgttccatgtttggaacatggatttttgttgggatatcacaatatctcttatttaattaatgcatctatatacttggtaaagggtggaaggctcggccttatgcctggtgttttgttccactcttgccgccctagtttccgtcatatcggtgttatgttctcggattttgcgttccttacgcggttgggttataatgggaaccccttgatagttctccttgaataaaactcctccagcaaggcccaacattggttttaccatttgccacctatcctTTTCTTTACTTGAGTTgaccggctcaagggtcatctttatttaccccccggggcagtgcttctctaagtgttggtccaactgagcgatgtctgaggctaccaggggcaactctgggctggcttacccgacgtcttgctcatccggtgtgccctgagaacgagatatgtgcagctcctatcaggatttgtcggcacatctgggtggctttgctggtcttgttttaccattgtcaaaatgtcttgtaaccgggattccgagcctgaccgggtcttcccactagaaggaatatccttcgttgatcgtgagagcttgtgatgggctaagttgggacacccctgaagggatttgaacttttgaaagccgtgcccgcggttatgggcagatgggaatttgttaatgtccggttgtagaaaacctgaagttgaccttaattaaaacgcaccaaccgcgtgtgttaccatgatagtctcttctcggcggagtccgggaagtgaacacggtgttggagttatgcttgacgtaggttgttttaggatcacttcttgatcatagttgttcgaccgtgcttttgccttctcttctcgctctcatttgcgtatgttagccaccaaatatgctagtcgcttgctgcagctccacttcatacctttaccttacccattagcttaaatagtcttgatcgcgagggtgtgagattgctgagtccccgtgactcacaaatacttccaaaaccagcttgcaggcgCCGTTGAACCGTgcggatgacgcaaccaagctcaaggaggagctcgatgtgTTGTTCCGTTTCCGGTTGatgagtagtggagcccagtcgggacgatcggggatctgtgtagcatttggggtagtcttcttttattttgggttccgtagtcggaccttgattgtatctggatgatgtaatgctttattcatgtaattgtgtgaagtggcgagtgtaagccaactatgtatctctttcccttatgtattacatgggttgtgtgaagattacctcacttgcgacattgctttcaatgcggttatgcctctaagtcgtgcttcgacacgtgggagatatagccgcatcgagggcgttataggaGCCCCCAGGAAGGGTGGGCCCTTCCGTCAGTGCATGAATCACACGAAGGGGTGTGCGTACCTGGAGGCCAAGGAGGGGGCCTCGGATACCGACCACCGATGCACCAAGCGGCTTCACAGACCTCCTCAAGGGGTCCGCGGTAAAAGTGTTTCCCATGGAGGGACCCCGAATAGTAAGATTCGGTGGCTGCCATGGTTTTTTGTATTGAACGATGGCATCCACTTCTAGTTTCACATCTAGCCCTAGATTTCGAGGGTCTAGGCCCCGAACTTTGATTAAGGCTTGTTCCTGTCGCTCCAAGGTTAACGGGTATCGCGCCATGTGTTTTCAGCTTCGCATGCTTGATCACTTACTTTTCTTCAAGGAAGCCGCGTGGGAGGGCAAGACCACCAAAGGCCCGTCGTCGAGGACTTCATGAAGATCATGTGAAGCTACAGGGAAACGAGCCCCCCCCCTCTGAAGCATATTGCGGGGCTGCTATCACACGTCCGAAAATGCCTGCCAAGGTGCTCTCTGATTGCTTGTATATGCATTGGTAAttctccgaagaggagaggatgatgcaacacaacaaaggtgagtatttccctcagttatgaaaccaaggttatcaatccagtaggagaaccaagcaacaatatgtaaacaacacctgcacacaaacaacaaatacttgcaacccaacgcgtaagaggggttatcaatccctcaacggtattgagatagattaaattgtatgatatttgataaatagatctaactaaaacacaaaataaaataaagaaaaaagtgcagcaaggtatttttagatttaaaattaaaggaaatagacccgggggcgtagttttcactagaggcttctctaaaAAAAATAGCataaggtgggtaaacaaattattgttgggcaattgaaagagaagtgaataatcatgacgatatccatggcaatgatcatgtatataggcatcacgtccaagattattagaccgactccttcccgcatctactactatcactccacacatcgaccgctatccatcatgcatctagtgtattaagttcatggaaaaacgaaataatgcaataagaacaatgacatga
This window contains:
- the LOC123130462 gene encoding uncharacterized protein, whose product is MLLRRCCRIRLTESPAPTPWPGVADPRPQGSPTAARLASKPPSSSRGSSPESSSRAALEFLHRRLPPSRIPPGSAASPRRTSPAGRHCRLGFAPSSAVPALLPSRQFRQVLVAATRPLHRAAAPLLYLLGSSLLCFLTSSAARSASSRVDNGPRTPSFDPARPNGDRPSRALQPPQYTT